The Petropleomorpha daqingensis genome includes a window with the following:
- a CDS encoding zinc-binding dehydrogenase — MRPREGGRAASGRVAGIQLGKAAGATVIATAGGERKVEVCRQLGADHAIDYTTEDFVSVVKDVTNGRGADVIYDPVGGDVFDKSRKCIAFEGRLVVVGFTSGRIPEVPANHVLVKNYSVVGLHWGLYRKHDPAVFGTVHEELGRLWAKGEIDPLVSQALPLDRAPEALTALASRSTVGKVVLLP; from the coding sequence GTGAGACCCCGTGAGGGCGGGCGGGCGGCGTCTGGCAGGGTCGCCGGCATCCAGCTGGGCAAGGCGGCCGGCGCCACGGTCATCGCCACCGCCGGGGGCGAGCGCAAGGTCGAGGTCTGCCGCCAGCTCGGCGCCGACCACGCCATCGACTACACGACCGAGGACTTCGTCTCGGTGGTCAAGGACGTCACGAACGGCCGCGGCGCCGACGTGATCTACGACCCCGTCGGCGGGGACGTCTTCGACAAGAGCCGCAAGTGCATCGCGTTCGAGGGCCGGCTGGTCGTCGTCGGCTTCACCAGCGGGCGGATCCCCGAGGTGCCGGCCAACCACGTGCTCGTGAAGAACTACAGCGTCGTCGGCCTGCACTGGGGGCTCTACCGCAAGCACGACCCCGCGGTCTTCGGCACCGTGCACGAGGAGCTCGGCCGCCTCTGGGCCAAGGGCGAGATCGACCCGCTGGTCAGCCAGGCGCTGCCGCTGGACCGGGCGCCGGAGGCGCTCACGGCGCTGGCCTCGCGCAGCACGGTGGGCAAGGTCGTCCTGCTGCCCTGA
- a CDS encoding SDR family oxidoreductase: MSSLAPGSVALITGGTGGFGRALATKLREREVTAVLADLDSERNRAVAEELGCPFVVLDVTDRAANEAVVAQVEAEHGRLDAAYLNAGISAEKSDGDLDLDEFLRVVDIDLFGVVYGAVAAAPAIRRAGGGAIVVTASLAGLSPMAGDPGYSVAKGGAIAFVRSMAPRLAADGTTITAICPGFADTAIIDRIREHFTAANFPVLSAAEVADAMVMAWESGEPGAAYVVQPGVGTIPYRFKGVPSAKTAAGETAVVPEALRPPGMR; the protein is encoded by the coding sequence GTGAGTTCTCTCGCGCCCGGCAGCGTCGCCCTGATCACCGGCGGAACGGGCGGCTTCGGCCGCGCTCTCGCCACGAAGCTCCGCGAGCGGGAGGTGACCGCCGTCCTCGCCGACCTCGACAGCGAGCGCAACCGGGCGGTCGCCGAGGAGCTCGGCTGCCCGTTCGTCGTCCTCGACGTCACCGACCGCGCCGCCAACGAGGCGGTCGTCGCGCAGGTGGAGGCCGAGCACGGCCGGCTGGACGCCGCGTACCTCAACGCCGGCATCTCGGCCGAGAAGTCCGACGGCGACCTCGACCTCGACGAGTTCCTGCGGGTCGTCGACATCGACCTGTTCGGCGTCGTCTACGGGGCGGTCGCCGCCGCACCGGCGATCCGGCGGGCCGGCGGGGGAGCGATCGTGGTGACCGCGTCGCTGGCCGGGCTCTCGCCGATGGCCGGCGACCCCGGCTACAGCGTGGCCAAGGGCGGGGCGATCGCGTTCGTCCGCTCGATGGCGCCGCGGCTGGCCGCCGACGGGACGACGATCACCGCGATCTGCCCGGGCTTCGCCGACACCGCGATCATCGACCGGATCCGCGAGCACTTCACCGCGGCGAACTTCCCGGTGCTCTCCGCCGCCGAGGTCGCCGACGCGATGGTCATGGCCTGGGAGTCCGGCGAGCCGGGAGCGGCTTACGTCGTCCAGCCCGGGGTCGGCACGATCCCGTACCGGTTCAAGGGCGTGCCGTCGGCGAAGACGGCGGCCGGCGAGACCGCCGTCGTCCCCGAGGCGCTGCGCCCACCCGGCATGCGCTGA
- a CDS encoding M20/M25/M40 family metallo-hydrolase codes for MSSPTQSQAQAEVAELLSELIRIDTTNTGDTATSAGERAAAEWVAGKLDEVGIGSQILESERGRASLVARIPGADSSRPALLVHGHLDVVPADPSEWSVHPFSGEERDGYVWGRGAVDMKDMDAMVLALVREWARTGVQPPRDIVLAYVADEEAGGRLGARFLVDEHPDLFEGCTEAISEVGGFSITVRDDLRLYLVQTAEKGLAWMRLTAGGRPGHGSFVHDDNAVTRLCEAVARIGSARLPTVLTPPMRQFLDAVSEAYGIEIDPDEPEQALSRLGSISRMIGAALRNTANPTMLDAGYKANVIPGSASATVDGRFLYGQEEEFERQLASLIGEGVQREWLVHDQAVETTFDGPLVDAMVAALCAEDDGARPVPFTMSGGTDAKSFERLGMRCFGFSPLKLPPELDFASLFHGIDERVAIESLQFGIRVLDRFLRSA; via the coding sequence GTGAGCAGCCCCACGCAGTCGCAGGCCCAGGCCGAGGTCGCCGAGCTCCTGTCCGAGCTGATCCGGATCGACACGACCAACACCGGCGACACCGCCACCAGCGCGGGGGAGCGGGCCGCCGCCGAGTGGGTCGCGGGCAAGCTCGACGAGGTGGGCATCGGCTCGCAGATCCTCGAGTCCGAGCGCGGCCGGGCCAGCCTGGTCGCCCGCATCCCGGGCGCGGACAGCAGCCGGCCTGCGCTGCTGGTGCACGGGCACCTCGACGTCGTCCCCGCCGATCCGTCGGAGTGGAGCGTCCACCCGTTCTCGGGCGAGGAGCGCGACGGCTACGTCTGGGGCCGTGGCGCGGTCGACATGAAGGACATGGACGCGATGGTGCTCGCGCTCGTGCGCGAGTGGGCGCGCACCGGCGTTCAGCCGCCGCGGGACATCGTCCTGGCCTACGTCGCCGACGAGGAGGCCGGCGGCCGGCTCGGCGCGCGGTTCCTCGTCGACGAGCACCCCGACCTGTTCGAGGGCTGCACCGAGGCGATCAGCGAGGTCGGCGGCTTCTCCATCACCGTCCGCGACGACCTGCGTCTCTACCTCGTGCAGACCGCCGAGAAGGGCCTGGCCTGGATGCGGCTGACCGCCGGCGGCCGGCCCGGGCACGGTTCGTTCGTGCACGACGACAACGCGGTCACCCGGCTCTGCGAGGCGGTCGCCCGCATCGGCTCGGCGCGGCTGCCCACCGTGCTCACCCCGCCGATGCGCCAGTTCCTCGACGCCGTCAGCGAGGCCTACGGCATCGAGATCGACCCCGACGAGCCCGAGCAGGCGCTGTCCCGGCTGGGCTCGATCTCCCGCATGATCGGCGCGGCCCTGCGCAACACCGCCAACCCGACCATGCTCGACGCCGGCTACAAGGCCAACGTCATCCCGGGCAGCGCCTCGGCGACCGTCGACGGCCGGTTCCTCTACGGGCAGGAGGAGGAGTTCGAGCGGCAGCTCGCCTCGCTGATCGGCGAGGGGGTGCAGCGCGAGTGGCTGGTGCACGACCAGGCCGTGGAGACGACGTTCGACGGCCCGCTGGTCGACGCGATGGTCGCCGCGCTGTGCGCCGAGGACGACGGCGCGCGGCCGGTGCCCTTCACGATGAGCGGCGGCACCGACGCCAAGAGCTTCGAGCGCCTCGGGATGCGCTGCTTCGGGTTCTCGCCGCTGAAGCTGCCGCCGGAGCTGGACTTCGCCTCGCTGTTCCACGGCATCGACGAGCGGGTCGCGATCGAGTCGCTGCAGTTCGGCATCCGGGTCCTCGACCGCTTCCTGCGCTCGGCCTAG
- a CDS encoding GGDEF domain-containing protein, giving the protein MLILAVCGTALAGLTLAQNATTGVDVASWFGVAGLLSAAAVCWFVAPERLDRIGVCLALALGGVLLTSALNFLTSDTSITGQSFLAFPVLWAASHLRRRAALLVTGVALAADALSLYLQLPVEPATTDLAFFGAVLVVMAVMLVRANDTQEGLVAALQEQAAVDSLTGLVNRRSFDGALQTALEAPCGTGTGLVLIDVDAFKTINDTHGHPVGDDVLVHLAGVLRRQVRADDAVLSRLGGDELAVLLPGCTLEVAARRADELLTAVRAEPLTLADGTLLSLSISVGVAHLPQRAGDLRALYSAADGALYEAKRGGRGRVAVAGR; this is encoded by the coding sequence GTGCTGATCCTCGCTGTCTGCGGCACGGCGCTGGCCGGGCTCACCCTGGCCCAGAACGCCACGACCGGTGTCGACGTCGCGTCGTGGTTCGGGGTGGCCGGCCTGCTGTCCGCCGCGGCCGTCTGCTGGTTCGTCGCGCCCGAGCGGCTGGACCGGATCGGGGTGTGCCTCGCGCTCGCGCTGGGCGGCGTCCTGCTGACCAGCGCGCTGAACTTCCTGACCTCAGACACCAGCATCACCGGCCAGTCCTTCCTGGCCTTCCCGGTGCTGTGGGCGGCGTCGCACCTGCGCCGCCGCGCCGCCCTGCTCGTGACCGGCGTCGCCCTGGCCGCCGACGCGCTGAGCCTCTACCTGCAGCTGCCGGTCGAGCCGGCGACCACCGACCTCGCCTTCTTCGGCGCGGTGCTGGTCGTCATGGCCGTCATGCTCGTGCGGGCCAACGACACCCAGGAGGGACTGGTCGCCGCGCTGCAGGAGCAGGCCGCCGTCGACTCCCTCACGGGGCTGGTCAACCGGCGCTCCTTCGACGGCGCGCTGCAGACCGCGCTCGAGGCGCCGTGCGGCACCGGCACGGGGCTGGTGCTCATCGACGTCGACGCGTTCAAGACGATCAACGACACGCACGGCCACCCGGTCGGCGACGACGTCCTGGTCCACCTGGCCGGGGTGCTGCGCCGGCAGGTGCGGGCCGACGACGCCGTCCTGTCGCGGCTCGGCGGGGACGAGCTGGCGGTGCTGCTGCCCGGCTGCACCCTCGAGGTCGCCGCGCGGCGCGCCGACGAGCTGCTGACCGCCGTCCGGGCCGAGCCCCTGACCCTGGCCGACGGCACGCTGCTCTCGCTGTCGATCAGCGTCGGTGTGGCGCACCTACCGCAGCGCGCCGGCGATCTACGCGCGCTGTACTCGGCCGCCGACGGCGCGCTGTACGAGGCCAAGCGGGGCGGGCGCGGCCGGGTGGCCGTCGCCGGTCGCTGA
- a CDS encoding alpha/beta fold hydrolase — translation MPQTAVRTGVALNYEITGEGEPVLLIMGTSGSLPLWGEVVPRLAEEYQVIAFDLRGLGGSERGEGQMSVASLAEDASALLEALEIPRAHVMGWSLGSAIIQEMALAHPEQVASAILYATWARCDGYQRAILSALRTPYVHRDMDGAIAASGLVFSPQLLDHPDLAAMVEAMLPAFPQTEAQMAATVDQWDADLVHDTLDRLGGVTVPTLVIVGEQDVLTPPYQAKAVADAIPGARYEFVTGPGSSHALHLERPEDLIRIVTGFLHDNAIERRPMPVGS, via the coding sequence ATGCCGCAGACGGCCGTCCGCACCGGAGTGGCGCTGAACTACGAGATCACCGGCGAAGGCGAGCCGGTGCTGCTGATCATGGGGACGTCGGGCTCGCTCCCGCTGTGGGGCGAGGTCGTGCCCCGGCTGGCGGAGGAGTACCAGGTCATCGCCTTCGACCTCCGCGGGCTGGGGGGCAGCGAACGGGGTGAGGGCCAGATGAGCGTCGCCTCGCTGGCCGAGGACGCCTCGGCTCTGCTGGAGGCACTGGAGATCCCGCGCGCGCACGTCATGGGGTGGTCACTCGGGTCGGCGATCATCCAGGAGATGGCGCTCGCGCACCCGGAGCAGGTGGCGAGCGCGATCCTCTACGCGACATGGGCACGCTGCGACGGCTACCAGCGCGCCATTCTCTCCGCCCTGCGGACGCCGTACGTCCACCGCGACATGGACGGTGCGATCGCCGCTTCGGGTCTGGTGTTCTCACCGCAGCTGCTCGACCACCCCGACCTCGCGGCGATGGTGGAGGCGATGCTTCCGGCCTTCCCGCAGACCGAGGCCCAGATGGCGGCGACCGTCGACCAGTGGGACGCCGACCTCGTGCACGACACCCTCGACCGGCTGGGCGGGGTCACCGTCCCCACCTTGGTCATCGTCGGCGAGCAGGACGTGCTGACGCCGCCCTACCAGGCGAAGGCCGTGGCCGACGCCATCCCCGGTGCGCGCTATGAGTTCGTCACCGGCCCCGGCTCGAGCCACGCTCTGCACCTGGAGCGCCCCGAGGACCTGATCCGCATCGTCACAGGCTTCCTGCACGACAACGCCATCGAGCGCCGGCCGATGCCCGTGGGCTCGTAA
- a CDS encoding epoxide hydrolase family protein, with protein MTTLETRAGSAIRPFQVQISDDALDDLRRRLTATRWPSKELVDDRSQGVQLATMQALCRYWATEYEGRRVESRLNALPQFTTEIDGVDVHFLHVRSAHEDALPLIVTHGWPGSVIELLDAVGPLTDPTAHGGTAEDAFHLVLPSVPGYGFSGEPAELGWDSGRTARAWPELMRRLGYDRYVAQGGDVGAAITDAMGRIGPEGLIGIHTNLFVPALGGTMPTDTDEEKAAVAQIATFRQTGFGYFLEQATRPQTIGYALLDSPVALAAWMLDHDTDSYYKIARAFVDGQPTGNLTRDNVLDNITTYWLTGTGASAARSYWESGQAQARAAAAGQTPPPVKVPFGFTTFPGEIWRTPRSWAEKAYPTLSYFHVAERGGHFAAWEEPELFAAELRAAFRPLRAPLVPSPRG; from the coding sequence ATGACAACTCTGGAGACGCGGGCCGGCAGTGCCATCCGCCCGTTCCAGGTGCAGATCTCCGACGACGCGCTCGACGACCTGCGGCGCCGCCTGACCGCGACCCGCTGGCCGAGCAAGGAGCTGGTCGACGACCGCTCCCAGGGCGTGCAGCTGGCCACGATGCAGGCCCTGTGCCGCTACTGGGCCACCGAGTACGAGGGCCGCCGGGTGGAGTCGCGGCTCAACGCGCTGCCGCAGTTCACCACCGAGATCGACGGCGTCGACGTCCACTTCCTGCACGTGCGCTCGGCGCACGAGGACGCGCTGCCGCTGATCGTGACCCACGGCTGGCCCGGCTCGGTGATCGAGCTGCTCGACGCCGTGGGCCCGCTCACCGACCCGACCGCGCACGGCGGCACGGCCGAGGACGCGTTCCACCTCGTGCTGCCGTCGGTTCCCGGCTACGGCTTCTCCGGCGAGCCGGCGGAGCTCGGCTGGGACTCCGGCCGCACCGCGCGGGCCTGGCCGGAGCTCATGCGCCGCCTCGGCTACGACCGCTACGTGGCCCAGGGCGGGGACGTCGGTGCCGCGATCACCGACGCCATGGGCCGCATCGGTCCAGAGGGCCTGATCGGCATCCACACCAACCTGTTCGTGCCGGCCCTGGGCGGCACCATGCCCACCGACACCGATGAGGAGAAGGCAGCGGTCGCCCAGATCGCCACGTTCCGGCAGACCGGGTTCGGCTACTTCCTCGAGCAGGCCACCCGGCCGCAGACGATCGGTTACGCGCTGCTGGACTCCCCCGTCGCGCTGGCCGCCTGGATGCTCGACCACGACACCGACTCCTACTACAAGATCGCCCGCGCGTTCGTCGACGGCCAGCCGACCGGCAACCTCACCCGGGACAACGTGCTGGACAACATCACCACGTACTGGCTGACCGGCACCGGCGCCTCGGCCGCCCGGTCCTACTGGGAGAGCGGACAGGCGCAGGCGCGCGCCGCCGCGGCCGGCCAGACCCCGCCGCCGGTGAAGGTCCCGTTCGGCTTCACCACGTTCCCCGGCGAGATCTGGCGGACACCGCGCAGCTGGGCGGAGAAGGCCTATCCCACCCTCAGCTACTTCCACGTGGCCGAGCGCGGCGGGCACTTCGCCGCGTGGGAGGAACCCGAGTTGTTCGCCGCGGAACTGCGGGCGGCGTTCCGGCCGCTGCGTGCCCCGCTGGTCCCCTCGCCGCGGGGCTGA
- a CDS encoding epoxide hydrolase family protein produces MTTVEQETGSGIRPFHVEISAEALDDLRRRLAATRWPRRELVDDRSQGVQLATIQEVARYWMGDYDMRRVEARLNALAQFTTEIDGVDVHFLHVRSPHEAALPLVMTHGWPGSVIELLDAVGPLTDPTAHGGTAEDAFHLVLPSIPGYGWSGAPTQLGWDPGRVGRAWDTLMHRLGYDRYVAQGGDLGAYVVDAMGRQAPEGLLGIHANLLVAMPADGSARRSETEEEKTALAAIAERTATGFGYFVEQATRPQTIGYPQVDSPVALASWLLDHDTDSYHKISRAFLDGEPSGNLTREHVLDNITLYWLTATGTSAARAYWETGQAQARAGGHAPPPVTVPAAFTTFPGEAFAAPRSWLEQAYPTLTYYNRVDRGGHFAAWEEPELFATEVRAAFRSLR; encoded by the coding sequence GTGACCACCGTCGAGCAGGAGACCGGCAGCGGGATCCGCCCGTTCCACGTCGAGATCTCCGCGGAGGCGCTCGACGACCTGCGCCGGCGCCTCGCGGCGACCCGCTGGCCGCGCCGGGAACTCGTCGACGACCGGTCGCAGGGCGTGCAGCTGGCCACGATCCAGGAGGTGGCCCGCTACTGGATGGGCGATTACGACATGCGCCGGGTCGAGGCCCGCCTGAACGCGCTGGCGCAGTTCACCACCGAGATCGACGGCGTCGACGTCCACTTCCTGCACGTGCGCTCGCCGCACGAGGCCGCGCTGCCGCTGGTCATGACCCACGGCTGGCCCGGCTCGGTGATCGAGCTGCTCGACGCCGTGGGCCCGCTCACCGATCCCACGGCCCACGGAGGCACGGCCGAGGACGCGTTCCACCTCGTGCTGCCGTCCATCCCCGGCTACGGCTGGTCCGGTGCACCCACCCAGCTCGGCTGGGACCCCGGCCGCGTCGGCCGGGCCTGGGACACGTTGATGCACCGCCTCGGCTACGACCGGTACGTCGCGCAGGGCGGCGATCTGGGCGCCTACGTCGTCGACGCCATGGGCCGCCAGGCACCCGAGGGCCTGCTCGGCATCCACGCCAACCTGCTGGTCGCGATGCCGGCCGACGGCAGCGCGCGGCGGTCGGAGACCGAGGAGGAGAAGACGGCGCTGGCCGCGATCGCCGAGCGCACGGCGACCGGGTTCGGCTACTTCGTCGAGCAGGCCACCCGCCCGCAGACCATCGGCTATCCGCAGGTCGACTCACCGGTCGCCCTGGCCTCCTGGCTGCTCGACCACGACACCGACAGCTACCACAAGATCTCCCGCGCCTTCCTCGACGGGGAGCCGTCGGGCAACCTCACCCGCGAGCACGTCCTGGACAACATCACCCTGTACTGGCTGACCGCCACCGGGACCTCGGCGGCCCGCGCGTACTGGGAGACCGGACAGGCCCAGGCCCGCGCCGGCGGACACGCCCCTCCCCCGGTCACCGTCCCGGCCGCGTTCACCACGTTCCCCGGCGAGGCGTTCGCCGCGCCGCGCAGCTGGCTCGAACAGGCCTATCCCACTCTCACCTACTACAACCGGGTCGACCGGGGCGGCCACTTCGCCGCGTGGGAGGAGCCGGAGCTGTTCGCCACCGAGGTGCGGGCGGCGTTCCGGTCCCTGCGCTGA
- a CDS encoding phosphatase PAP2 family protein: MAAEDTDGPIRAAEERLADRLAAQQARSMPTVRARAIAALSEFGAIDRAVYRAVAETPTPTLDPGMRRLSTAADRSKLWLGAAGVLAAVGGRQGRRAAASGVMALAVDSAVVNLGFKQAARRSRPDPVSAHVPADRQVRMPHSASFPSGHAASAFAFANAVGQTLPTVAAPLRLLACAVGYSRVHTGVHYPGDVVIGAVIGASVGELVGWGAARLRASRFVSS; this comes from the coding sequence ATGGCTGCGGAGGACACGGACGGCCCGATACGGGCCGCCGAGGAGCGGCTGGCCGACCGGCTGGCCGCGCAGCAGGCCCGGTCGATGCCCACCGTGCGAGCGCGGGCGATCGCGGCGTTGAGCGAGTTCGGCGCGATCGACCGGGCGGTGTACCGCGCAGTGGCCGAGACCCCCACGCCCACGCTGGACCCGGGGATGCGTCGGCTGTCGACCGCCGCCGACCGGTCAAAGCTGTGGCTCGGGGCCGCCGGGGTGCTGGCCGCCGTCGGCGGTAGGCAGGGGCGGCGTGCGGCCGCCTCGGGGGTGATGGCCCTCGCGGTCGACTCCGCCGTCGTCAACCTCGGCTTCAAGCAGGCGGCGCGTCGCAGCCGACCGGACCCCGTCTCGGCGCACGTGCCGGCCGACCGTCAGGTCCGGATGCCGCACTCGGCGTCCTTCCCCTCGGGGCACGCCGCCTCCGCCTTCGCGTTCGCCAACGCGGTCGGCCAGACCCTGCCGACGGTGGCCGCCCCGCTGCGCCTGCTGGCCTGCGCGGTCGGCTACTCGCGGGTGCACACCGGGGTGCACTACCCGGGCGACGTGGTCATCGGAGCCGTGATCGGCGCGAGCGTCGGCGAGCTCGTCGGGTGGGGAGCGGCGCGGCTGCGGGCGAGCCGGTTCGTTTCCTCGTGA
- a CDS encoding epoxide hydrolase family protein gives MTAVEQQAGSAVRPFRLEIPDEVLADLRHRIAATRWPGPELVEDRSQGVRLAALRALAGYWASEYDLRRCETRLNALPQFSTEIDGIDLHFVHVRSPHPDLLPLVITHGWPGSVIELLDVVGPLTDPTAHGGSAADAFDLVLPSLPGYGFSAAPVELGWDAGRIARAWAELMRRLGYERYVAQGGDQGAGVTDAMAQQAPDGLLGIHLNLLRTALAGADGLPADTEEERAAQEAIATFRTSGFGYFFEQSTRPQTIGYALLDSPVALAAWILDHDTDSYEKIARAFLDGRPSGGLTRDHVLDNITLYWLTGTGGSAARSYWEGGRAQARAAAAGQAPPPVALPVGFTTFPGEIFRAPRSWAERVYPHLTYFSEAERGGHFAAWEEPELFAEELRAAFAPLRVARIPEPRH, from the coding sequence ATGACAGCAGTCGAGCAGCAGGCGGGCAGCGCCGTCCGTCCGTTCCGCCTGGAGATCCCGGACGAGGTGCTCGCCGATCTCCGACACCGCATCGCCGCCACCCGCTGGCCGGGTCCGGAACTGGTGGAGGACCGCTCGCAGGGGGTGCGGCTGGCCGCGCTCCGGGCGCTGGCCGGCTACTGGGCCAGCGAGTACGACCTGCGGCGCTGCGAGACGCGGTTGAACGCGCTGCCGCAGTTCAGCACCGAGATCGACGGCATCGATCTCCACTTCGTGCACGTCCGCTCACCGCACCCGGACCTGCTGCCGCTGGTCATCACGCACGGCTGGCCCGGCTCGGTGATCGAGCTGCTGGACGTCGTCGGCCCGCTGACCGACCCGACCGCGCACGGCGGCTCGGCCGCAGACGCCTTCGACCTGGTGCTGCCCTCGCTGCCCGGGTACGGGTTCTCGGCCGCGCCGGTCGAGCTCGGCTGGGATGCGGGCCGCATCGCGCGCGCCTGGGCGGAGCTGATGCGCCGCCTCGGCTACGAGCGGTACGTCGCCCAGGGTGGCGATCAGGGGGCCGGCGTCACGGACGCGATGGCCCAGCAGGCGCCGGACGGGCTGCTCGGCATCCACCTGAACCTGCTCCGCACGGCGCTGGCCGGCGCCGACGGACTTCCCGCGGACACCGAGGAAGAACGCGCGGCCCAGGAAGCGATCGCGACCTTCCGGACCTCGGGGTTCGGCTACTTCTTCGAGCAGAGCACCAGGCCGCAGACGATCGGCTACGCGCTGCTGGACTCCCCCGTCGCGCTGGCCGCCTGGATCCTCGACCACGACACGGACAGCTACGAGAAGATCGCCCGCGCCTTCCTCGACGGCCGGCCCTCCGGCGGTCTCACCCGGGACCACGTCCTGGACAACATCACCCTGTACTGGCTGACCGGCACGGGCGGCTCCGCGGCGCGGTCGTACTGGGAAGGCGGGCGCGCCCAGGCTCGGGCGGCCGCGGCTGGGCAGGCGCCACCGCCGGTCGCGCTCCCGGTCGGGTTCACCACGTTCCCCGGCGAGATCTTCCGGGCCCCGCGCAGCTGGGCGGAGAGGGTCTACCCCCACCTCACCTACTTCTCCGAGGCGGAGAGGGGCGGGCACTTCGCGGCCTGGGAGGAGCCCGAGCTGTTCGCCGAGGAGCTCCGAGCCGCCTTCGCCCCGCTGCGCGTAGCCCGGATCCCCGAACCGCGTCACTGA
- a CDS encoding alpha/beta fold hydrolase, with product MSSSPTAPQSTDPTTTTVPTPRDGSTDTVVPAASFGDGLPADLREGYADIGDGLRLHYVEAGEGPLVLLLHGFPEFWYAWRAQIAPLAAAGFRVVAPDTRGYNLSSRPQDVDAYATVVLADDVRKLITERGAESAIVVGHDWGGTLAWTLAMDYPEVVDKLAILNAAHPRKLSQGLHHPGQLRRSWYFFFFDLPDLPETVVQANDWHFFRHFLRDARPPLTPERTQRYIDAWAQPGAATGMINYYRSSVRTPPKQAEAAIRPIEAPTMVIWGQADSYLNPDLAEPEHDDVPHLHRVERLEGASHWVHHDEAERVNRLLIDFFTPV from the coding sequence ATGTCCTCGTCGCCCACAGCGCCCCAGAGCACCGATCCGACCACCACGACGGTGCCGACCCCACGGGATGGCTCCACCGACACTGTCGTACCTGCAGCAAGCTTCGGCGACGGCCTACCCGCGGACCTCCGCGAGGGCTACGCCGACATCGGCGACGGCCTGCGGCTGCACTACGTCGAGGCCGGCGAGGGGCCACTGGTCCTGCTCCTGCACGGCTTCCCCGAGTTCTGGTACGCCTGGCGCGCCCAGATCGCCCCGCTCGCCGCGGCGGGGTTCCGCGTGGTGGCACCCGACACGCGTGGCTACAACCTCTCGTCCCGACCGCAGGACGTCGACGCCTACGCCACCGTCGTCCTGGCCGACGACGTCCGGAAGCTCATCACCGAACGCGGCGCCGAGTCCGCGATCGTGGTCGGGCACGACTGGGGCGGCACCCTGGCCTGGACCCTCGCCATGGACTACCCCGAGGTCGTCGACAAGCTGGCCATCCTCAACGCCGCCCATCCACGGAAGCTGTCGCAGGGACTGCACCACCCCGGCCAGCTGCGCCGGTCCTGGTATTTCTTCTTCTTCGATCTCCCCGACCTGCCCGAGACCGTCGTGCAGGCCAACGACTGGCACTTCTTCCGGCACTTCCTCCGCGACGCCCGGCCGCCGCTCACCCCGGAGCGGACACAGCGCTACATCGACGCATGGGCGCAGCCCGGCGCCGCCACCGGGATGATCAACTACTACCGCTCGTCGGTACGGACCCCGCCGAAGCAGGCGGAGGCCGCGATCCGGCCGATCGAGGCACCCACGATGGTCATCTGGGGACAGGCCGATTCCTACCTGAACCCCGACCTCGCCGAACCCGAGCACGACGACGTCCCCCACCTGCACCGGGTCGAACGCCTCGAGGGCGCCTCCCACTGGGTGCACCACGACGAGGCCGAGCGCGTCAACCGGCTGCTCATCGACTTCTTCACCCCCGTCTGA